One genomic segment of Brassica napus cultivar Da-Ae chromosome A3, Da-Ae, whole genome shotgun sequence includes these proteins:
- the LOC106420611 gene encoding B3 domain-containing protein At4g34400, whose product MAEDDTPPRFFKVFISHHSSDSMLIPISYTHELPRILPKTAILQGTGGCFWKVEMKRKRDEVYFGKGWTKFVTDNSLNDGDFLTFVYNGANVFEVSIYGLGGCKEMRAVTEVEEVKEDSVVSLSSTDSDTSSESVVANTISKNKGKSQVVEDEDESEEAEAETCSESTVAKTTTGSRNKGKKKEKVVESSNEDSDSDYTEANEDSDSDDTEVSGDLYAFSESSNTVAQPKKKRERVTIKKIKDPEKYLVDPKNVFFETNVKNRPYELLVSAQLVKDYDLKFKKLVYYTDYHKDGKLQAKTTKWKDNRVCIKKWNRICKRNKLKKGDGILCELKRKEGFVYAVIIHIVREKDL is encoded by the exons ATGGCTGAAGACGATACTCCCCCACGTTTCTTTAAAGTTTTCATCTCCCATCACAGCTCAGATTCCATG TTGATTCCCATTTCCTACACCCATGAACTTCCGAGAATTTTACCCAAAACAGCCATTCTCCAAGGAACTGGTGGGTGTTTTTGGAAAGTcgagatgaagaggaagagagatgAGGTCTACTTTGGAAAAGGATGGACCAAATTTGTTACGGACAACTCTCTTAATGACGGAGACTTTCTGACCTTTGTGTATAATGGAGCCAACGTTTTCGAGGTCAGCATCTATGGCCTTGGTGGATGTAAGGAGATGAGAGCAGTCACTGAAGTCGAAGAGGTCAAAGAAGACAGTGTTGTGTCTTTAAGCAGCACAGACTCAGACACTAGTTCTGAATCCGTGGTGGCCAATACAATCAGCAAGAACAAAG ggaAGTCGCAAGTGgtagaagatgaggatgagtCTGAAGAGGCTGAGGCTGAGACTTGTTCTGAGTCCACTGTGGCTAAAACAACCACGGGAAGCCGAAACAAAG gaaagaagaaagagaaagttGTGGAGTCTTCTAATGAAGACAGTGACAGTGATTATACTGAAGCGAATGAAGACAGTGACAGTGATGATACTGAAGTTTCTGGTGACTTGTATGCATTTAGTGAGAGTTCTAATACTGTGGCACAGCCAAAAAAGAAGAGGGAGAGAG TAACGATCAAGAAGATCAAAGATCCGGAGAAATATTTGGTTGATCCAAAGAATGTGTTCTTTGAGACAAACGTGAAGAATAGACCATATGAGCTG TTGGTTAGTGCACAACTAGTGAAAGACTATGACTTAAAGTTCAAGAAGTTGGTTTACTACACTGACTATCACAAGGACGGGAAGCTACAAGCGAAGACAACAAAATGGAAGGATAATCGCGTTTGTATCAAAAAGTGGAACCGCATATGCAAGAGGAACAAGTTGAAGAAAGGAGACGGCATATTGTGTGAGCTTAAGCGCAAAGAGGGTTTTGTTTACGCCGTTATAATCCATATCGTTCGTGAAAAGGATTTGTAA
- the LOC111214411 gene encoding sucrose transport protein SUC1-like, with the protein MEAKDTAAPPLRKIISVASIAAGAQFVWALQLSLLTPYVQLLGGPHKWSAIIWLYGPISGMLVQPIVGYSSDRCTSRFGRRRPFIASGAAFYAFAVFLIGYAADIGYKMGDKLEQTPRVRAIAIFAVGICFLDVASDTLQGPCRAFLADLAAVDAKRTRAANAFYSFFMAVGNVLGYAAASYTNLHTLFPFAMTNACDTYCANLKSCFLLSIILLLIVTVTSLWYVKDEQWSPPPVNPDEEKTVSDDASFGEIFGVFKVMERPMWMLLIVTALNWIAWFPFLFLDTDWMGREVYGGSSEGDDRMKKLYSQGVHSGALGLMFNSIVVAFMSLGVEWIGRKVGGAKRLWGIVNFILAIGLVMTVLVTKLAADYRKTAGPYAEPSPGIRAGALSLFAVLGIPLAITFRIPFALASSTISSSSGAGRGILNLAIVIPQMIVSLGGGPFDALFGGGNLPAFIVGAIAAATSGVLALTVLPSPPSSNNKKKNA; encoded by the exons ATGGAAGCTAAAGATACGGCGGCACCTCCTCTCCGTAAGATCATCTCCGTCGCTTCCATCGCCGCCGGTGCACAGTTCGTGTGGGCCCTACAGCTCTCTCTCCTGACTCCTTACGTACAACTTCTCGGTGGCCCTCACAAATGGTCCGCTATCATCTGGCTCTATGGTCCCATCTCCGGCATGCTTGTTCAACCTATCGTAGGTTACTCTAGTGACAGATGCACGTCAAGATTCGGTCGCCGCCGTCCTTTCATTGCCTCCGGGGCCGCCTTTTACGCCTTCGCCGTCTTCTTGATCGGTTACGCGGCTGATATCGGTTACAAAATGGGAGATAAGCTCGAGCAAACGCCGAGGGTACGAGCCATAGCGATCTTCGCTGTCGGGATCTGTTTCCTCGACGTGGCCAGCGACACTCTCCAAGGACCTTGTCGTGCTTTCTTGGCCGACTTAGCCGCAGTAGACGCTAAAAGAACGCGAGCCGCAAACGCGTTTTACTCTTTCTTTATGGCGGTTGGAAACGTTTTGGGATACGCGGCTGCTTCTTATACGAACCTACACACATTGTTCCCGTTCGCGATGACAAACGCTTGCGACACCTATTGTGCTAATCTCAAAAGCTGCTTCCTCTTGTCTATAATACTCCTCCTCATCGTCACCGTCACGTCTCTTTGGTACGTTAAAGACGAGCAATGGTCTCCCCCGCCGGTGAACCCCGACGAGGAGAAGACTGTGAGTGATGATGCTTCCTTTGGAGaaatttttggagtttttaaaGTAATGGAACGTCCCATGTGGATGCTTTTGATCGTCACGGCCCTTAACTGGATCGCATGGTTCCCGTTTCTTTTTCTCGACACTGATTGGATGGGTCGTGAGGTTTACGGTGGAAGTTCCGAAGGAGACGATAGGATGAAGAAACTGTACAGCCAAGGAGTACACTCTGGTGCGTTGGGACTTATGTTTAACTCTATTGTTGTTGCTTTCATGTCACTTGGTGTTGAGTGGATTGGTCGGAAAGTGGGTGGTGCTAAACGGCTTTGGGGAATTGTGAATTTTATACTCGCCATTGGTTTGGTTATGACGGTTCTTGTTACAAAGTTGGCGGCGGATTATCGGAAAACAGCCGGTCCTTATGCCGAACCGTCACCTGGTATTAGAGCTGGAGCGTTGAGTCTCTTTGCTGTTCTTGGTATCCCATTAGCT aTTACTTTCAGGATTCCGTTTGCACTAGCCTCCTCCACAATTTCAAGCAGCTCCGGCGCTGGCCGAG GAATTTTAAATCTGGCGATTGTGATACCACAAATGATAGTATCACTGGGAGGAGGACCTTTCGACGCCTTATTTGGCGGTGGAAACCTACCAGCATTTATTGTGGGAGCAATTGCAGCGGCGACCAGTGGAGTATTAGCGTTAACCGTTTTACCTTCACCGCCATcatcaaataacaaaaaaaagaatgcaTAA
- the LOC106420600 gene encoding pyruvate kinase, cytosolic isozyme-like, which produces MTMKSTTKYQLTTGKSPVAVYFNKISPGPAESQLRFRNKVGQVCDTENGTVRCRCENSAMLSERKNVNLPGVVVDLPTLTEKDKEDIMKWGVPNQIDMIALSFVRKGSDLVQVRKLLRDHAKNILLMSKVENQEGVANFDDILVNSDAFMIARGDLGMEIPIEKIFLAQKVMIYKCNIQGKPVVTAIQMLESMIKSPRPTRAEATDVANAVLDGTDCVMLSGETAAGAYPELAVRMMAKICVEAKSTLDYGDVFKRIMQYSPVPMSPLESLASSAVRTANSARAMLIMVLTRGGSTARLVAKYRPGMPILSVVVPGMKIDFFDWSCSDESPARHSLIFRRLIPVLYAGSARASHDESTEEAIQFAT; this is translated from the exons ATGACAATGAAATCCACCACGAAGTATCAGCTTACCACCGGCAAATCTCCCGTAGCCGTCTATTTCAACAAAATCTCACCAGGACCAGCTGAGTCACAGCTTCGATTTCGG AATAAAGTCGGCCAGGTATGTGATACGGAGAATGGTACAGTCCGTTGCCGCTGCGAGAACTCTGCGATGCTAAGTGAGAGGAAGAATGTTAATCTCCCAGGTGTTGTTGTGGACCTCCCAACTCTAACTGAGAAAGACAAAGAAGACATCATGAAGTGGGGAGTCCCGAATCAGATCGATATGATCGCTTTGTCTTTTGTCAGAAAAGGTTCGGACTTGGTTCAGGTCAGGAAACTGTTAAGAGATCATGCCAAGAACATTCTTCTCATGTCAAAG GTTGAGAACCAAGAAGGTGTGGCGAACTTCGATGACATTCTGGTCAACTCTGACGCGTTCATGATTGCAAGAGGAGATCTCGGCATGGAGATTCCTATTGAGAAGATCTTCTTAGCTCAGAAAGTGATGATCTACAAATGCAACATCCAGGGCAAACCAGTGGTGACAGCGATACAGATGCTCGAGTCCATGATCAAATCCCCTCGACCCACAAGAGCTGAAGCAACCGACGTTGCAAACGCGGTCCTTGATGGCACGGACTGCGTCATGCTCAGCGGCGAGACCGCAGCTGGAGCTTACCCTGAGCTAGCTGTACGCATGATGGCCAAGATCTGCGTTGAAGCCAAGAGCACGCTTGACTACGGAGACGTCTTCAAGAGGATCATGCAGTACTCTCCGGTTCCAATGTCCCCGCTGGAGTCACTGGCCTCCTCTGCGGTCAGAACGGCTAACTCGGCTAGAGCCATGCTCATCATGGTCCTAACCAGGGGAGGAAGCACAGCGAGGCTTGTGGCTAAGTACAGACCAGGGATGCCTATTTTATCTGTCGTTGTTCCCGGGATGAAAATCGACTTCTTTGACTGGTCTTGCAGCGACGAATCGCCCGCGAGGCACAGTCTCATCTTCCGTAGGTTGATCCCGGTGCTGTACGCAGGGTCTGCTAGAGCCTCGCATGATGAGTCCACAGAAGAAGCTATTCAGTTTGCGACTTAG
- the LOC106393829 gene encoding ethylene-responsive transcription factor ERF109-like, which yields MHYPNNIRPEFVGAPASERDSTRNRYQQKEQLSPEQELSVIVSALQHVLSGEKETTPYQGFSSNSTVISAGMHSDTCQVCRIDGCLGCNYFFAPNQRIEKKQQVEVEEGVTSKSSGRESTVVAAAATGKIRKRKNKKNGYRGVRQRPWGKFAAEIRDPKRATRVWLGTFETAEDAARAYDRAAIGFRGPRAKLNFPFVDYTSATTSSSVPAEDTRTNASASVSAVDSVEAEQWRGGEGGDCDMEEYLKMVMDFGNGDSSDSGNTIADMFQ from the coding sequence ATGCATTATCCTAATAACATCAGACCCGAATTCGTCGGAGCTCCAGCTTCAGAGCGTGACTCGACCCGGAACAGGTATCAACAGAAGGAGCAGTTGTCACCGGAGCAAGAGCTCTCGGTTATAGTCTCCGCTTTGCAACACGTTCTCTCAGGGGAGAAAGAAACGACGCCGTATCAGGGCTTCTCCAGCAATAGCACAGTGATAAGCGCGGGAATGCATTCCGACACGTGCCAAGTGTGCAGGATCGATGGTTGTTTAGGCTGTAACTACTTTTTCGCGCCAAATCAGAGAATCGAAAAGAAACAACAAGTAGAGGTAGAAGAAGGGGTTACTAGTAAGAGTAGTGGAAGAGAGAGCACGGTGGTGGCGGCGGCGGCGACGGGGAAGATAAGGAAgaggaagaacaagaagaatggATACAGAGGAGTGAGGCAGAGACCTTGGGGGAAATTTGCTGCAGAGATCAGAGATCCCAAGAGAGCGACACGTGTCTGGCTCGGCACTTTCGAAACAGCTGAGGACGCGGCTAGGGCCTATGATAGAGCAGCTATTGGGTTCCGTGGGCCGCGGGCTAAACTAAACTTCCCCTTTGTGGATTACACTTCAGCTACTACTTCTTCCTCTGTTCCAGCTGAGGATACAAGAACGAATGCAAGCGCGAGTGTAAGCGCAGTGGATTCTGTGGAAGCAGAGCAATGGCGtggaggagaaggaggagaTTGTGATATGGAGGAGTATTTGAAGATGGTGATGGATTTTGGGAATGGTGATTCTTCGGATTCAGGGAACACTATTGCTGATATGTTTCAgtga
- the LOC106393840 gene encoding EKC/KEOPS complex subunit Tprkb gives MFCPCSSKKKVFQKNIIFCLNKLLIRRVCLYLEFRRFKTLIFSLLIAADLRVMKVFHLDGENTLSVSLFSDVTNSKELLNSMLDGSLKLEVSFLNALLIPDVFPLLAAAQKALVSKSRDSLSTRTLHSELVYNYSGSKHITESLKRCGISETTTYILAARFNASPIEMEEVAKLINGKEIDLEELKTQANQAHILKHYKITSQELVISSLGDAIVCRIAARDAL, from the exons atgttttgcccgtgttcctcaaaaaaaaaagtgtttcaaaaaaatattattttttgcctAAATAAATTATTGATTCGCCGGGTGTGTCTGTATCTCGAGTTCCGGCGgtttaaaaccctaattttctccCTCCTTATCGCCGCCGACTTAAGAGTTATGAAGGTGTTCCATCTCGACGGTGAAAACACTCTCTCCGTTTCTCTCTTCTCCGATGTCACCAACTCCAA GGAGCTCTTGAACTCGATGCTAGATGGAAGTCTGAAGCTTGAGGTCTCATTTCTCAACGCCTTACTC ATACCAGACGTGTTCCCTCTCTTGGCTGCTGCTCAGAAAGCACTTGTCTCCAAATCACGTGATTCGTTATCAACACGAACTCTTCATTCTGAGCTTGTCTACAATTACTCTGGATCTAAACAT ATTACAGAATCATTGAAACGATGTGGGATATCCGAAACTACTACTTACATTCTAGCTGCCCGGTTCAATGCTTCTCCCATTGAG ATGGAGGAGGTGGCGAAATTGATCAACGGGAAGGAGATTGACTTAGAGGAGTTAAAGACGCAAGCTAATCAAGCCCATATTTTGAAG CATTACAAGATAACTAGCCAAGAACTTGTGATTTCCTCTCTCGGAGATGCCATTGTTTGCCGGATCGCTGCACGAGACGCTTTGTAA